The window TCGAACTGCGCCGCACCACCCGCCTTCCGGTAGCTGGCGAGCAGCGCGATCATGGCGTCCCACGCCGACCAGAGCTGCGGTGTGACGAGACGGGCGCGGGGGTCCGCATGCGCCTGCACGAGCCGGATCGAGTCGGCCCCGGAGCGGCATCCCTGGAGAAGTCCCCACCACCAGCGTCGGCACGAACCCCAGCCCGCTCTGCTTCACGATCGCGACGAGCGAGTCCCGACCGGCCGGGGTCATCGCCCGGAACGCGGCCGCCACGCCAGGCCATCCCAGGTGCTCGATCGTCGCCTGCCCCGACTCCGCCACCTCGCGCATCGTGACTTTCTCGCCCGGGGGAAAGTGCCCGGCCACGCGCAGCCCCGCCTTCTTCGCCTCGTCGAGCACTGCGAAGAAGACCTCGCGCTTGAGCGGCGTGTGGTGCTTGATGAGGTCGGGCTTGAGCGCCGCCAGCTCACGCACCGTGGCCCGCGCCTCGTCGGCAGACTTCACGTAGACGCGGTCCCCCTGTGCGAACGCGTCGATGGGAGGCGGGCTCGCCTTGAGCAGCGGCTCGATTTCCGCGGCCTCGACCATCTTCCCGGCCGCGATGATGCGCGGCGCGAGGAGCGCCCCGGAGGCCGCCGCCTGCCGAATGCGATCGATCTCCGGCATCGGCGTGTCGAGCTCACGGATCCCCAGGATACCGTTGGCCACGAAGGCGGGAAGCACGTCCGGCGTACCGAAGTGCAGGTGCGCGTGGAGGTCCCAGAAGCCGGGGAGGAGGTACTTCCCCGTCCCGTCCACCTCGCGGGCCCCCGCAGGCACGCGCACCTCGTCGCTAGGGCCGATCCGGCCGATGCGCTCCCCGTCGATGAGCACCGTCTGGTCCCGCCGCGGCTCGGCACCGGTGCCGCCGATCACGGTCACATGGGTGATCGCGACTGTCGCGCGGTCGGCCGTCCTCGCGATCGCAGGCCGACGACGTGAGGACCACCGCCGCGGTCGCGGCGAGGAGGCAGCGGGTGCTTCGGTTCATGGCGGGCGTTGACGCGTTACGTGGGGCGCGGCCGAGAGGCGGGCGTGGCAACCGCGCGATGCCGGCAGATTATCGCGCCATGTCGGGTGCCCGGCCAGTCTCAGGGTCGGTTCGCGCTCAGGCAGTCGTCGCGCTCCACGTAGCGACTCACGGATGCCTACTTCAGAACGCGTTGGCGGCCACGAAGCCCGCCACCGCTTGCCACCATGCCGACTGCCCCTGCCCCTGCCCCTGCATGGTGGCGGCGCACAGCGAAATGCCGAGATACGTCAGCGAGGGAATCGGCGACTTCTTCTGGCGCAGATCGAAGACGAGCCACACGAGGGGCAGCACAAGGAAGGACAGTCCCAGCAACGGACCTGCGATCTGCGGCGGCAGATGCGCAAATGCGAATCGTCCAAGACCAGGCCCCATCATGATCAGGCCAATGCAGGTGAAGAAACGCATGTGCCATTCCGGCCGCTTGCGATACGCGATACCCAGCGCATACAGGATGCCGATGTACACCACATCCGGGAGACCGGTGCGACTGAGCGCCGCCAGCGCATTGTGTTGGAGCGCCCGCTGCAGAAGCCGGCGCTGGGCCGCAGCCGGACGGTGGAGCCACCGGTAGTCACGCTTGCCGTGATCACGCGCGGCGTTACTATTCGGCATGATCGTGTCGTTCCGTTAAGCTGAGTCCTCAATGTCCGCGCGCAAGCCCGTCACCCCTGGGGAGCTCCTGCTGGAAGAGTTCCTCGTCCCGATGCAGCTCTCCCAGTACCGCCTCGCCAAGGAGATCGGCGTGCCCGCCCAGCGCATCGGGGAGATCATCGCCGGCCGCCGCGCCATCACCGCCGACACCGACCTCCGCCTGCCGGTTCTTCGGGCTCGAACGGCTACCGGTTGCGCGCGCAGGCCGCGCACGACACCGAGGTGGCGGCGAAGGCGCTCGCGCCCGTGCTGCGGCGCATCAAGCCGTGGGCCGGGAGAGTCGCATCGGCGCGCACGCTCGGCCCAACTGGGCGTTAGGCGGCGGATTACACGACACCAGCCATCGGAGATTGTTGTGCAGACAGTTCAACGCGTCGTGATGGCATCGCTCATCGTTGCGGCTGGGGCATTGGGCGGCCGCTACCTTCTCGCGGATGCTGCGGTGCCCGTCGTGCGCGCTCAAACGACAGCGCTGATCGGCACCTGGCGCCTCGTTGAGTTTTGGGACCGTGAAACGCCATCGAGCCGGTTGGTGTATCGGTATGGCCAGAAACCGACGGGCTACTTCACGTACGATCCGGACGGACACGGTCGATTCAGATCATGCGCGGCCCGAGCACCTTCCGCGTGGATAGTGCCCGAGGCGAGCAGTGGTTCGAGACGGCGACGCCTGAAGAACCCGCGCGCCACCGAGGACTACCGGGCGTACTTTGGCACGTATGTCGTCGACGGCGCAGAGCGCTGTCGTGCATAAGGTGGAGGAGACTCCCGCGGCCTGTATACCGGCACGGACCAGCGACGACAGTATCGCCCTCTGGCGACACGCTCGTCATCGGCAACAGTACAACATCTCATCGTTTACTCGTTCGCGTGCGGTAAGCGCATTGCCCCCGCTGCCTACCCAACGGTTGCAGAAGACAACCGTGCGATTGAGTGTTCGC of the Gemmatimonadota bacterium genome contains:
- a CDS encoding lipocalin-like domain-containing protein codes for the protein MASLIVAAGALGGRYLLADAAVPVVRAQTTALIGTWRLVEFWDRETPSSRLVYRYGQKPTGYFTYDPDGHGRFRSCAARAPSAWIVPEASSGSRRRRLKNPRATEDYRAYFGTYVVDGAERCRA